The following coding sequences are from one Prochlorococcus sp. MIT 1314 window:
- the rplS gene encoding 50S ribosomal protein L19 has translation MAKETQGNELETGFKADESKDVAVKEKEKELVSETKNPLTASTIIEEFENAQLKKELPEIYVGDTVKVGVKITEGNKERVQPYEGVVIAKRHGGINQTITVRRIFQGIGVERVFMLHSPQVASLKVERRGKVRRAKLFYLRDRVGKATRVKQRFDR, from the coding sequence ATGGCAAAAGAGACACAAGGAAATGAATTAGAAACCGGTTTTAAAGCTGACGAATCAAAGGATGTGGCAGTTAAAGAAAAAGAAAAAGAATTGGTTTCTGAAACTAAAAACCCTTTAACCGCCTCAACCATTATTGAGGAATTTGAGAATGCACAATTAAAAAAAGAATTACCTGAAATTTATGTTGGGGACACTGTTAAAGTTGGTGTGAAAATTACAGAAGGTAATAAAGAAAGAGTTCAACCTTATGAAGGTGTTGTAATAGCAAAAAGGCATGGAGGTATTAACCAGACTATTACAGTTAGGAGAATTTTCCAGGGTATAGGTGTTGAAAGAGTATTTATGCTACATAGTCCACAAGTTGCCTCTCTAAAAGTTGAACGCAGAGGTAAAGTAAGAAGAGCTAAATTATTCTATCTAAGAGATAGAGTAGGAAAAGCTACTCGCGTAAAACAACGCTTTGATCGATAA